The sequence cgtttctccaacgttgtcttcccaacagtttcactggatggccaggaagcgttcgtgATGTCTTCTCCGTCGCTGATAATCAGCGTcttgtcttgtgtcagtgacgtaaaagacggatttaatgcgacgtgaccatcaaacagcagccgctttctaaaacatcagatatgtatcggattcagcaccacataccaaagtgacccaggtcggatttgaaaatatcggatttgtgccgttcacactgtcagacCATGATCGGATAGATGGTCGCAGAGGGTCacaaaagtcggatttgatgcgctttcgcctgcagtgtgaacgcagCCTTGGAAACGTAGGCAGTCTGTGAAAGGTTTGCAGGACGGTTTGCCTGTTGGCTCTCTACCCACACCATCAAGAACAAACTGCTAACAGCCGATCTCCAGTCACATAGGGCAGCAGAATAAGCTGTTTGGAGTTAGCAGAGAAGATTAGGCAGGTTTTTCATGACCGTGACCCACAACTGCGTTTTGTTTACAAATGTGGGACTGTTCAGGAAATAAACAGGTTGGAAGTTTGAGTAAAGGCAAAGCTTCTTGGAAAAGATGggagtttaaaaataattaggTTAAAGGAGCGACGTCATACACTTGAAAACATGTCAACACACTGCCTGGTGAAACCCCGCCCCCTTGTGGTGAAATTCAGCATTGTGCAAATCCAGAAAgtaccttttttaaatttagaaactgaacacacacaaaacatacacAACATTATGAGGAAAGGAAAAGTAAAGCAGCCAGATGTGtttgtgactttgtgttttctctcctcagctctGTTCTATCAAAGCGCGTTGCTGGTCAGGCCGCTGGCTGTACCCCACAAACACCTGGAGCAGCCGAACCTGCTGACGGCGAGGATTCATTCGTCACAGAATCTGAAGGGTCAGTGTTGACGTAGCGCCCTGTGTGCAGGTGTTGTACAGAACGAGAGGTGCACGTAGATTATTTAAATACCACAACCTCAGAAACCTCTGTGGCAGTCATCAGCTCTGACACACTTAAATCAACATAAGCTTTCTAAGCTGCACATGTTCTACTTTTGACTCAACGTAAGTGTAGCGTGTGTGACACACATTACATTTCAACACCAGTGGAGGTCCAGTGGGGCGGTCCTGGCATCTGAGGAGCGAGCTGGTTAGCTTTCCAAGAGCAGAAAATGGCTAGTTCAGACATGTTTTGCATTAACTATAATCTTAATGGAGGGCGAGAGAGAAGCAGAATGGAGCGCTACACCCCGAGGGCGAAAGGAGGAGCCATTGCAGGCCGATTGTGTCACACGCAGTCATCACTGAGCCTGGAACAACCCTGATGCGATCGTGGTCACAGTCGGGCTTGGTCAGGGTCACGAACCTGGCAACCGCTCAGCAGGTACAGGTGTCTGAAGTGGAGCAGGATCGCTTTGGTTCCTGTTTTGGATCTTCATGGTTTCGCCCTCACGTGTACACACAGCGTTTTTTTCCACATGAACACAGGCGGTGACATTTTGGCCTGTTTGGAGGTCATGTGGTTTACCCACGATGTGGGTCCAGAATGAAGGAgccttctttctgtttttgctcaaaTGTAAAAATACGTTCATATTGAGCCAGAATATGATTCACCTTTTCTTACTTTAGTGAGTGATAGTCCTCCTTCTTTTTGtcagagtttttctttggctcTTTTGTCTCTCCAGTCCTTATATCTGATCAGTTTCACATTTGTAACGCTGCGTAACACCAACCGTGAGTCTTTCAACAAAGGCACTTAATACGTGCAAAGcaagataaagaaaataaatcctTGGCCAATATATCACAATTTCAGGTGTTTAAATTGTATCGCCCTTAAATTCTACATCGGTTGTAACAATGTGGATTTCCAGCTTATCTTATTATAACAGAAAGGTTTCCAGTCTTTGTTATAGTGAAGAAACAATCAGTTTTCCTGTCCTGCTGAGAGAGATAAGAGAAATATGCCCGCTTCAGCCACATTAGAGGCTTTTGAGCATTAATGatgactttattatttttaaccataaaatcatcatttaaaactgcatttactTGGATGCCGATACAAGGACAGTGTCACAGCTCCACGTCTGGTTTGTGCAGCTTAAACAAACTGAACGtgagagcagagctgcagacGTTGTCACCCTCAGATTGGTGCCAAGTTCACTGCTTGCCAATGATGCTGATGGATTACTGACCATACTTGTTATCTACAATTTGTGCAACATTAGatacaaaaaactgaaaaaataatcgCAGAAAGATGTTCAGTAAAGACACAAGCGGCTCAGTGAAGTAGCCAAACCTAATATGCAGGAGACCCGGTCTTTCCAGTGGCATGTGTAGAATTTGAGATGCATGTGACTGAGTCAGATTGAAGTCTGCTCAGAGCTTCACATTGTTCGGCCTTCTGATGATCTGCAGTTTATCTTGCTTCACAGCGAGTTCCACCTCCAAAGCGGCCTCTCTGCACTGGACGGCAGAGCGAATGCTGAGCGTGCTGCTGCTGGCCATGGGCCCTGTCGCTTATTTCAACCCTGGTCCTGTCATCGATTACTCTCTGGCTGCTGCCCTGACCCTTCACGGACACTGGTAAGACTAGCAGTCAGCTGATCCCTGGTTTCACTTGTTTCTAAAATGTTATTGCAAATATTCGCAAGCCTCAGGTAAAATATTCCTGACGCCTGTGTTTTATTTGAACAGTAACGCTAAGCTGTCTTTTTTTAGAGCTTTCACTTCCTGAAAGCTATATAAGCtctcgccagtctgtcacaatACCAGGACACTGTCCAGGCTGCATTTATGACTGAGACAGAGAAACAATATTTCCTCATTCAGCTCTCAATACAGAGCTGGTTTATTAGGTACAGTGATTGTGTATGATTGACACGAACaatgtttctctgtttattGACCATCATGCAGGTTTTTATCAACGTACATTTAAATGGTATACTTACCCTGGAGGTCACATAAGtattacaacagaaaatataagTTGTTTTATGCAAATTGGAGACACTTATGCTTAGCTAGCTTGGTTAATTAGAGACTGAATGGCTCAAACATAAGACGAGCTGTTACTGTGACTGTCACTGGATGAAGATTTTGCAGCTCAGAAATCATATTTTATAACGTGGATCTcaaatctctttaaaaaaattaaaggtttGGACAACTGCAGCAGCATTTTAGTCTAGGGcggctcgattatggcaaaaatgatgatcacgattattttcactgacattgagatctcgattatttgacgatatttatttaacaataacaatgtgttgaataatgactttaaaacataatataaaatagtgcaaatactgataacagtgcaaatgtttgcaatataagaaatcaatgaaaaatgtaaacgtctgtgtttagtgaactttgcagtgttgctctgtggtgcagctacactgtagcaaagtttacacactgtgtctacttgatccacgtctgactgaacccataatgtttccacaccactgaaggttttttacctctctgttcaaccaacggcagtcactctcctctcctaataacttctgcttagctttccgagcttccctcgggtcctcttaattgttgtgacacgtgttcaaaatgcagagaggtgcgctcgatttgccacacggagcagcgccagagtaaagcacgagggaggggctaataatcggctcagtcatttttaacgatcgttgaaagcccagatcgtaatcgagattaaaattcgattaattgagcagccctactttaGTCCCAGCTGGAATCTCCAGTATTAGTGTGTCAGGCTGCAGAGCGAGAACTCTGTGCACGTGACGGCTGAGGCTCCTGGCTGTCATCACGTGTGCACACAGTTCATTCAGATGTTGCGTCGTGCGTGGAAACGTCAGCACGTTTATGGGGCAGTAGTTGATGCATTACTGTCATGGTCAAGTTTAGAAACACTGGTTGCACATTTTCCATGTGTGCTGTGCAGTCATTTAGAGCGCTTCAGTGTAACCCTGCTGAAGCAAAGGGAGGCCTTCTGTCTTCACTGGCTGCTCATCTTTTCCTCTGCCTGTGTTGTTGCAGGGGTCTCGGGCAGGTGTTGACAGACTACGTTCACGGGGACGCAAAGATCAAGATGGCCAACGCGGCTCTCTTCCTCCTGTCCACGATCACCTTCACTGGTCTTTGCTACTTCAACTACAACGACGTGGGCATATGCAAAGCTGTCGCCCTGCTCTGGAGCAAGTGAATATGACTGTGGGCCGGGACGCTCAGGAAGACCGAAACACTGGTCCTGGCTGCGTGTTTAACAAACGAAATCAGTGTGTTCTCTGTAAATATCATTTTGACAATATTTCATTGAttcaaaagtgtttgtgttcattGATTCTAGCTTTGTCTTTGTGCATTGATTGGGCTGTTCCTGAGTAACCGTGGAACAAATTTACGctacaaacatgttttaacaACACAGCCATGACTTGATCAAGTCTTATGGAATACAGCTGTCTGAGCTCTCGTTCATTCTTTCTCATTTGCGTCCTTTGTGTGGCTGATCTCTTAAACATGTTTACTTCCAGTGTGTGCACATGCTGCCTTTTCTCTTACACTATCATCAGCAGCACACACTAACCCCTGTTTGAAAACCATTTCCATGCCCCACCTAGTGTTTTAGTGTCATTGCGACCAGGCTGTCCCTGCAACGCTGCGGCTGTACAGAGAGCCGTGGGCTCTGCTGTAGGAGCAGACAGCGTGTGCTTATATGAAGCTTTATTAATGCTCTGCTTGAAGGTTTAATAAAGGTCAGACTGGCTAAATCTTATTTTAACCTTCGAGGCAGGAACAGGACACGACTGCGTCTCTATGGGGTCATGTTATACTTTGTATGTGAATCAGTTTCTGCtgcaatctgcaaatttcaaagaaacaaaaaggctttaaaataaatgtttatttggatCCTAAATCAGTAAAATAAGACTTAATATGGCAGTCCATTACATTCTAATCTTGGAACATGCACTTATACACAGTACACATGTACAGTCTTTGCATGCAGCTTCCACACCAGCACTTCTTTGTGTTTGGCTGGAGTGAGTGTGATGTCACAACACCTGTGc comes from Astatotilapia calliptera chromosome 14, fAstCal1.2, whole genome shotgun sequence and encodes:
- the sdhdb gene encoding succinate dehydrogenase [ubiquinone] cytochrome b small subunit B, mitochondrial, which encodes MAAIVRLSSVCRRGIKPLFYQSALLVRPLAVPHKHLEQPNLLTARIHSSQNLKASSTSKAASLHWTAERMLSVLLLAMGPVAYFNPGPVIDYSLAAALTLHGHWGLGQVLTDYVHGDAKIKMANAALFLLSTITFTGLCYFNYNDVGICKAVALLWSK